In the genome of Pseudomonas sp. P5_109, one region contains:
- the glyQ gene encoding glycine--tRNA ligase subunit alpha, which produces MSQPTPAVRTFQDLILALQQYWAEQGCVVLQPYDMEVGAGTFHTATFLRAIGPETWNAAYVQPSRRPTDGRYGENPNRLQHYYQFQVVLKPNPDNFQELYLGSLKHVGLDPLVHDIRFVEDNWESPTLGAWGLGWEVWLNGMEVTQFTYFQQAGGIECYPVTGEITYGLERLAMYLQGVDSVYDLVWADGPFGKVTYGDVFHQNEVEQSTYNFEHANVDKLFELFDFYESEAKRLIELDQPLPLPSYEMVLKASHTFNLLDARRAISVTARQQYILRVRTLARSVAQAYLLARAKLGFPMATPDLRDEVLAKLEAAQ; this is translated from the coding sequence GTGAGCCAGCCTACGCCAGCCGTGCGTACCTTCCAAGACTTGATCCTCGCCCTCCAGCAATACTGGGCCGAGCAAGGTTGTGTGGTACTTCAGCCCTACGATATGGAAGTAGGCGCCGGCACTTTCCACACTGCAACATTCCTGCGCGCCATCGGCCCGGAAACCTGGAACGCCGCCTACGTGCAGCCAAGCCGTCGTCCGACTGACGGCCGCTACGGCGAAAACCCGAACCGCCTGCAGCACTACTACCAGTTCCAGGTGGTCCTGAAGCCGAACCCGGACAACTTCCAGGAACTGTACCTGGGCTCCCTCAAGCATGTCGGCCTGGACCCGCTGGTCCACGACATCCGCTTCGTCGAAGACAACTGGGAATCGCCGACCCTCGGCGCCTGGGGTCTGGGCTGGGAAGTCTGGCTCAACGGCATGGAAGTGACCCAGTTCACCTACTTCCAGCAAGCGGGCGGCATCGAGTGCTACCCGGTGACCGGCGAGATCACCTACGGTCTCGAGCGTCTGGCCATGTACCTGCAAGGCGTGGACTCGGTCTACGACCTGGTCTGGGCTGACGGTCCGTTCGGCAAAGTGACCTACGGCGACGTGTTCCACCAGAACGAAGTGGAGCAATCGACCTACAACTTCGAACACGCCAACGTCGACAAGTTGTTCGAACTGTTCGATTTCTACGAAAGCGAAGCGAAGCGCCTGATCGAGCTCGACCAGCCGCTGCCGTTGCCGAGCTACGAAATGGTGTTGAAGGCTTCCCATACCTTCAACCTGCTGGATGCGCGCCGGGCGATCTCGGTGACCGCGCGTCAGCAATACATCCTGCGTGTACGCACCCTGGCGCGTTCCGTTGCGCAAGCCTACCTGCTGGCTCGCGCCAAGCTGGGCTTCCCGATGGCGACCCCGGACCTGCGTGATGAAGTACTGGCCAAGCTGGAGGCTGCACAATGA
- a CDS encoding DNA-3-methyladenine glycosylase I, whose product MPRCFWCSEDPLYMAYHDQEWGTPLRDAQGLFELLLLEGFQAGLSWITVLRKREHYRQVMFGFDVQRVAQMSDAEIDELMLDPGIIRNRLKLNAARRNAQAWLALEDPVAFLWSFIGGKPVINHFKDRSEVPAVTPIAVEMSKGLKKAGFTFVGPTICYALMQASGMVMDHTRDCDRYAQLANGG is encoded by the coding sequence ATGCCACGCTGCTTTTGGTGTTCCGAAGATCCGCTATACATGGCTTATCACGATCAGGAGTGGGGCACGCCGCTACGCGATGCGCAGGGATTGTTCGAGTTGCTTTTGCTCGAAGGGTTCCAGGCCGGGCTTTCCTGGATCACCGTGCTGCGCAAACGCGAGCATTATCGTCAGGTGATGTTTGGTTTTGATGTCCAGCGCGTGGCGCAGATGAGCGATGCCGAAATCGACGAGTTGATGCTCGATCCCGGGATCATCCGCAACCGCCTCAAGCTCAACGCGGCCCGGCGCAATGCCCAGGCCTGGCTGGCGCTGGAGGACCCGGTGGCGTTTCTCTGGTCGTTCATCGGTGGCAAGCCTGTGATCAATCATTTCAAGGATCGCAGCGAAGTGCCGGCCGTCACGCCGATTGCCGTCGAGATGAGCAAAGGCCTGAAAAAAGCCGGTTTCACCTTCGTCGGGCCAACCATTTGCTACGCGCTGATGCAGGCCTCGGGCATGGTCATGGATCACACCCGCGATTGCGACCGCTACGCGCAGTTGGCGAACGGCGGTTAG
- a CDS encoding lysophospholipid acyltransferase, translating into MDKLKGALLVGALRLFALLPWRAVQAVGSAIGWVMWKTPNRSRDVVRINLSKCFPDMDPAERERLVGQSLKDIGKSLTESACAWIWPAQRSIDLVREVEGLDVLKDALASGKGVVGITSHLGNWEVLNHFYCSQCKPIIFYRPPKLKAVDELLQKQRVQLGNKVAASTKEGILSVIKEVRKGGAVGIPADPEPSESAGIFVPFFATQALTSKFVPNMLAGGKAVGVFLHALRLPDGSGYKVILEAAPEAMYSTDTAESCAAMSKVVERYVGAYPSQYMWSMKRFKKRPPGEERWY; encoded by the coding sequence GTGGATAAGTTGAAAGGCGCCTTGCTGGTAGGCGCTCTGCGGCTGTTTGCCCTGCTTCCGTGGCGGGCCGTGCAAGCCGTGGGCTCGGCGATTGGCTGGGTCATGTGGAAAACCCCGAATCGTTCCCGTGACGTGGTACGGATCAACCTGTCCAAGTGCTTTCCGGACATGGACCCCGCCGAGCGTGAACGCCTGGTGGGCCAAAGCCTGAAGGACATCGGCAAGTCCTTGACCGAAAGCGCCTGCGCCTGGATCTGGCCGGCACAGCGCTCCATCGACCTGGTGCGCGAGGTCGAAGGCCTCGACGTGTTGAAGGACGCCCTCGCCTCCGGCAAAGGCGTGGTCGGCATCACCAGTCACCTGGGCAACTGGGAAGTGCTCAACCACTTCTATTGCAGTCAGTGCAAACCGATTATTTTCTATCGTCCGCCAAAGTTGAAGGCGGTGGATGAATTGCTGCAAAAGCAGCGGGTGCAGTTGGGTAACAAGGTCGCCGCCTCCACCAAGGAAGGCATCCTCAGTGTCATCAAGGAAGTGCGCAAAGGTGGTGCAGTGGGCATCCCCGCTGACCCGGAACCGTCCGAATCCGCCGGGATCTTCGTGCCGTTCTTCGCCACCCAGGCACTGACCAGCAAGTTCGTGCCGAACATGCTCGCCGGCGGCAAAGCGGTTGGCGTGTTCCTGCATGCCCTGCGCCTGCCGGACGGTTCGGGCTACAAAGTGATCCTCGAAGCCGCGCCCGAGGCCATGTACAGCACCGATACGGCAGAGTCCTGTGCGGCCATGAGCAAAGTGGTCGAGCGTTATGTCGGGGCCTACCCAAGCCAGTACATGTGGAGCATGAAGCGCTTCAAGAAGCGTCCACCGGGTGAAGAGCGCTGGTACTGA
- a CDS encoding PilZ domain-containing protein, whose protein sequence is MSEHRKSFRIKISHESIGDCLGQTRNLSTTGVYVKHPQLSALPRGTVVYGQVQDLPTGAPRVRMEVVLVDAEGIGLRYL, encoded by the coding sequence ATGTCCGAACACCGCAAATCATTTCGCATCAAGATCAGTCACGAAAGCATCGGCGATTGCCTGGGCCAGACCCGCAACCTGTCGACCACCGGTGTCTACGTCAAGCATCCGCAACTGTCGGCGCTGCCCCGGGGCACGGTGGTCTACGGCCAGGTGCAAGACTTACCCACAGGCGCGCCGCGGGTGCGTATGGAAGTGGTGCTGGTGGATGCCGAGGGCATCGGTTTGCGTTATCTCTGA
- a CDS encoding tetratricopeptide repeat protein — protein MIESLEKMLAKGVDNSLLRFGLGKGYLDLGENTKAAEHFQRCVEFDPKYSAAWKLLGKAHLALADFAAARQAWEQGLEAARGHGDKQAEKEMTVFLKKLERQAH, from the coding sequence ATGATCGAATCCCTGGAAAAAATGCTCGCCAAGGGTGTGGATAACTCCTTGCTGCGCTTCGGCCTGGGCAAGGGTTATCTGGATCTGGGGGAGAACACCAAGGCCGCGGAGCACTTCCAGCGCTGCGTCGAATTCGATCCGAAGTATTCGGCGGCGTGGAAACTACTGGGCAAGGCCCATCTGGCGCTGGCGGACTTTGCAGCCGCGCGGCAGGCCTGGGAACAAGGCCTGGAAGCCGCTCGCGGCCATGGCGACAAGCAGGCAGAGAAGGAAATGACCGTGTTCCTGAAGAAACTCGAGCGTCAGGCGCACTGA
- the trkA gene encoding Trk system potassium transporter TrkA has protein sequence MKIIILGAGQVGGSLAEHLASEANDITVVDTDGERLRDLGDRLDIRTVQGRGSFPTVLRQAGADDADMLVAVTNSDETNMVACQVAHTLFHTPTKIARVREAAYLTREEQLFQNEAIPVDVLISPEQVVTNYIKRLIQHPGALQVIDFAEGKAQLVAVRAYYGGPLVGQQLRQLREHMPNVETRVAAIFRRDRPILPQGDTVIEADDEVFFIAAKANIRAVMSEMRRLDETYKRIVIAGGGQIGERLAEAIESRYQVKIIEMNPARCRHLSDTLDSTVVLQGSASDRDLLMEENIADADLFLALTNDDEANIMSSLLAKRLGAKKVMTIINNPAYVDLIQGGDIDIAISPQLATIGTLLAHVRRGDIVSVHSLRRGAAEAIEAIAHGDAKSSKVIGKAIENIGLPPGTTIGAIIRDEEVIIAHDDTVIEAGDHVILFLVDKKHIRDVEKLFHVGLSFF, from the coding sequence ATGAAAATCATCATCCTCGGAGCAGGGCAGGTCGGTGGTTCGCTGGCGGAACACCTGGCCAGCGAAGCCAACGACATCACCGTGGTCGACACCGATGGCGAACGCCTGCGCGACCTTGGTGACCGCCTGGACATCCGCACGGTGCAGGGTCGTGGTTCGTTCCCGACCGTGCTGCGCCAGGCCGGGGCCGATGACGCCGATATGCTGGTCGCGGTGACCAACAGCGATGAAACCAACATGGTCGCCTGCCAGGTCGCCCACACGCTGTTCCACACGCCGACCAAGATCGCCCGGGTGCGCGAAGCGGCGTACCTGACCCGCGAAGAGCAGTTGTTCCAGAACGAAGCTATTCCGGTGGACGTGCTGATCAGCCCCGAACAGGTGGTCACCAACTACATCAAGCGCCTGATCCAGCATCCGGGCGCCTTGCAGGTGATCGACTTTGCCGAAGGCAAGGCGCAACTGGTGGCAGTGCGGGCTTATTACGGCGGACCGCTGGTAGGCCAGCAACTGCGGCAGTTGCGTGAACACATGCCGAACGTGGAAACCCGCGTTGCAGCAATTTTCCGTCGTGACCGGCCGATCCTGCCCCAGGGCGATACGGTGATCGAGGCCGACGACGAGGTGTTTTTCATCGCCGCCAAAGCGAACATTCGCGCGGTGATGAGCGAAATGCGCCGTCTCGACGAAACCTATAAACGCATTGTCATCGCCGGCGGCGGACAGATCGGCGAGCGTCTGGCCGAGGCCATCGAAAGCCGTTATCAGGTGAAAATCATCGAGATGAACCCGGCACGCTGTCGTCATCTCTCCGACACACTGGACAGCACGGTGGTGTTGCAGGGCAGTGCTTCGGACCGCGACCTGCTGATGGAAGAGAACATCGCCGATGCCGACCTTTTCCTGGCCCTGACCAACGACGACGAAGCCAACATCATGTCGTCGCTGCTGGCCAAGCGCCTGGGTGCAAAGAAAGTGATGACCATCATCAACAACCCGGCCTATGTCGACCTGATCCAGGGTGGCGACATCGACATCGCCATCAGCCCGCAACTGGCGACCATCGGCACCTTGCTGGCCCACGTGCGCCGGGGTGACATCGTCAGCGTGCACTCACTGCGCCGGGGTGCGGCAGAAGCCATCGAGGCGATTGCCCATGGCGATGCGAAATCGAGCAAGGTGATCGGCAAGGCCATCGAGAACATCGGCCTGCCGCCGGGCACCACCATCGGTGCGATTATCCGCGACGAAGAAGTGATCATCGCCCACGATGACACCGTGATCGAAGCGGGCGACCATGTGATTCTGTTCCTTGTGGATAAAAAGCATATTCGCGATGTGGAGAAGTTGTTCCATGTGGGGTTGAGCTTCTTCTGA